The Cucumis melo cultivar AY chromosome 9, USDA_Cmelo_AY_1.0, whole genome shotgun sequence genome includes the window AAAGCCCTTCCATCAAGATCCCAAAGACATGTAGCGCAATGTCATAGTTCGACCAACCATCGATCTCAGTCATAAagaagacaaagatgttgaagaaatctTAGTCGAGGGAGTAAAAAATGGCTAAAGACCCACAAGAAGGAGCCATAAGTACCTAttaaagtggaagaaccttcaCATGGAAGAAACCAGTTGAGAATGAGTCGAAGACCTAGAAGCCTAAATGTAGAAGATTGAAGAGTTCAAGCTTTGTTAGTCAATAGGGACGTTAACTATTTAAGTGGGAGAAAATGTCACGAGCATGCTTGTTTAGAACATTGTTTTCCTATAAGTCGCATGCCCAGATACCCCTAAAATCACCatatctttatgttttgtacttaGTTTAGTCTGTTGCTTTCCTTTTTATGTCGTCGACCTAGGGTGTGATGTTTCaacattttcatatgcaagtctgTCAAAgctaaaaatgttcaaaatgtactataggggagaTATAATAGTTAAATCCCTGACCAAGCCTTGTCGTACTCTTTGCAATCATagctttctttgcaattgataGCCTTCAAAGCTTTCTTTAGTGACGTTTTCAATGAATTTCTTTCTCttacaatttataaaataattttctcaagaatgtgaagggaggctacatctTACCGTGAGTTTGTCCGCGATTTTTGGATTTTGCACGACTGACCTATTGATTAAGTAAAATACGTGTTGTATAATCACCCGTCTTGTGTTTAAAAGGTCGTGATTGTGACACAACGTAATGCCATGTGTCACAAGCATGCTTGTCCAAGGCGTTATTTGCGCATGACCGCATGTCCGAACATCCTCAAACCACcttatctttatgttttgtacttaGTTTAGCCTATTGCTTTCATTTTGTTGTCGCCAACATAGGATGTGACATTTCAACATTTTCATATTCAAGCCTTATTGTACTATTTGCAATCTAAGCTTTATTTGCaactgacagtcttcaatgctttcattaacgatgttttcaatgctttcattaacgatgttttcaatgctttctttaacgatgttttcaatgctttctttaacgatgttttcaatgctttctttaatgatgttttcaatgctttctttaacaatattttcaatgcttttctttctctctcacgttttataaaaccatcTCTCTCAAAAtgtgaagggaggctacatagtaccgcgagtttgtcctcAACTTCTAGATTTTAGACGACTGACTTGTTCACTGAGTTAGACCAAGTGTCGCACAATCACCCGTTCTATGTTTGAAAAGTTGTGATTGTGAAAAATGGTATCAGAGCTTTGTTAGCTCCTTGGCTAAGCGAGACGCAAGTATGTCGATTTTTAAACAACTGTCGAAGTTGCAATCTGAACGGAATGATCAGAGCCATACCGAGGCTAGCTGACAACTTTTCAAGCCTCCTTGCAGTGATCTAACGATTCGGAGGGAGAAACAAAAGCAAAAAGAGAAGATGAGGGGGATACCCCTCGAATGGGTGCATTAAAACTCATATCGACAATCCAAAAGAAGGCATCTCACCAAAATGATGCTTTTGAAAATGGACTCATGTTTGTCGACGCAATCATAAACTCTAAAACCATAAAGAGCACCATGGTGGATTAAGGTGCAACTCATAACTTCATTTCTGAACAAGAAGCACGTTGGTTAGAGTTGAAAATCATGGACACAGACAAGATGAAAGGTTTGAACTTCGAAGCCTTGCAAATTTTTTGGGTATAAAAAGGGTATCTCTATAATTAGGCGAACAAAAAAGAGACGTTGATTTAGTCGTCATCCGTATGGATGACTTTGACGTAATACTTGACATGAAATTTCTCTTACAACATAAAGCCATTCCCATGACACTAGCTTAGTGTATGGTACTAACGACCCATAACACGACAGTGATCCAAGCTAAGATCAAATAAGTGAGTGGGGTGAGAATGATTTTAGccctaaaactaaaaaaagtcCTCAGTAGAGAAGAAACAACCTTCATGATAATCCCGTTGGTGGTTGAGCAAATAGAAACTTGGACTGTCctagtagagatccagaaagtTCTAAATGATTATGTTGATATCAAGCCGCCTAAGCTGTTTGAGTCTTTTTTAGTGGTTCGAAGGACTCAGAAATTCAAATTCATATTTCACTTCGGACCCCTCCGAAGAAGTCAGACTGATCTTATCTAAcgataaaagatgaaaaatgactgattttgaatgattccttggagaattttaaattaaaaatattttaaaatattgaaaattttaactagaaagagttgaaaattttaaatagaaaacaaaatgaggcttaataagaaattttagaTAAGTTGAAACAAGAGTACAGAAGCATCATAACAAATatgcaaacataaaataacatatttagATTTTAGTAAAAACATATTGGAGACCGATCAGGTTAAGGGAAGTAGAGGATGTAGAGGTTAGAGATTTAGATAAAGAAGAGAGAATGTGAAGATGTAAAAATTTCTAGGTTTTTTATGTGGCCTTGTTTTTTTCATGGATGAAGAATGGATTATTTATAGCCAAAAATGCTTCTTCAaatggctaaaaattcaaaatgactAGTGTCACatcccctcccggactacctgctaacTTAGACCGAAAAATGGCGTGAatccgacgaacaacgcttttctttacctgtatctgtcgactctgcttaaaactttaatgtgatgaatttgctaatctagtatataaactattatacatgcaacaaaacacagcggatcctaggctagtcaaacacatatatgaagtgtacctcggaattaactgatttcacgagtaaacctaaagacaccttaatcaaaatataaccaacaaaatttacacaactgcagctcttaaagcttatacaaactgtggagtatctataacatacaagggtgtatatacatcataacacaacaaaCTCTATgtccaactcaaaacacgtacttacaatcgataacggagcttcagcagactaaggcagtctatcaggcagcGGGAACTCGAtttctacctggaaaatgggtaaaacattttggaaagggtgagctgtaaagctcagtgagtgactcaatttaaaattataaatttaaagataagagcacgtgaaaattttacacatataaatctatttatacaagtcgtaaatgtaaacatgtagtagtaagaatagctttctcaaatactcagcatgttcgtcattgaaatctagcaagacatatGAAGTATAttgaagcattttaactaacatgacaaatctacattgtgtagagtacacccagtacaacaacgtttacaagctgtACGATGTAGTGGAGCCCGCCCAGCACtctcatcgtctttgtcgtagtggggccattgaaatctagcaaggcatatcaagtatatcaaagcattttaactaacatgacaaatctacgttgtgtagggtacacccagtacaacaacgtttacaagctctacgatgtagtggagctcgcccagcactcccatcgtctttgtcgtagtgaggctcgcccagcactcacgacagcatcgttgttatggagtacactcaacgtcaacaatggaatctaaccagtgtgcacacggtaatctctagcctcaggctcaagatctcagtcatgtagttaattgaaaatttaataaatattctaaaaatattaaaacatgcttGCTTATAAATCTTACACAGAGCTCAAAGTTTACTcggctctttcgtggaaaactgtagttcttaaaacaaaacttcttactaattcatgctttgcttaaaacatggtggtttaaatattttccaaacatttaatatccacgtgctagcataaatttcattaagaaatctagtttCCAAACGTAttcttgaaaatagtcatgaaattcaaatacctttcatggcttcggaAATAAACATtcatcgcattcaatcataaataacagttatggaaaatatttcaaaattggttttgtcactgacagtcttgggctagatccttggtctataagctcgatttaattcttcttggcctgccaacaacccaaccgagtattagaactcttaacattctggttttctaaagatatatataacatgtcgcactaaagatgacgctcacgaaaacaaaacttaagaaataaaatcctatttcaacaactctctgaaatttccagatttctaatataaacttcaaatgactataacttcctcgatacttaaccaaaatgagtgttctttatataaaaatcttcattttgaggtcctctaaaacttacctaaAGATATGTAACTTTGATTCCCTgtgaataaactcagataaccctcgaaacagaacaactTCAAGAATCGTACGCATaagacctctttaacttgtccctacaatttaacttatttttagtcgtttttggttcacgatttcttcataaaagttgtagaaaattgaataagatttccaatcatactaaatagagatcctaactctaccggtacactctgaaatacaagaaaaaccagagacctcctgattttgcgtgaaaaccaactgccctatTTTCTTTATCAAGaagcacccaatgaatatcagaatttgctccaactttcttcataaaatttgtttgaaaatgagttaaatttcaataaatgtaagcctcacctcttaattccttttgaagagttcaaaccgaattaaaaaccaatgatgtgcagaatgaaccaagattcagccatggatacactttgcttgagttctccttctcttgttcaacctcaaaattctagtaaaattcctcttcttcttcctttcaaactctctcttaaatgttctctgtaaattgaagaaggaaaaatggaagatggatgagaactttttcttcaaaaagtttggcggtgaagggaagagaagaagaagaaaagaaaaaaaaaaagaaattttcttctctttttgttccttttatcctttcttttctttattttacttaataaaaccattaaatatataaatatatatatatttacacttagtatcctttttcttttttttttcttttttttttccacatttaaagaaattaaacaagaaaatatcgggtttacaacttaccttccccttagaaaatttcgtcctcgaaatttagaatgtccttaactaAAAAGTATCGggtatctcttcttcatctgatcttctggttcccaagttgcctcctccacTCCATTAAGTTTtcacaaaacctttatgagtggaattgttttgtttctcaaaacttgttcctttctgtccagaatctgaactggttcttcaacataactcaaatctttttttaattcaactggttgctcttgcaacacatgtgatggatctggtatatattttcttaacatggatacatggaaaacatcatgtattcgtgcaagttctattggcagctcaagtctatacgctgctggtcccactcgttccgttatctgatatggcccaatactaggacttaacttaccttttctttcgaaacgaataatttcaagaaaacttgatctccaacttggaattctaggtttctttgtcgcttatccgcataacttttctacagatcttgggctatcctcagattttctctgatcaacttaatattaTTTGTCGTAATTTGAACCAactaacttccgctctcccacttcattccaacccataggagttctgcatggtctcttatataaggcctcatatggtgccatactgatactagactgatatctattattataagaaaactccataagtggcaagtgagtatcccaacttcctttaagttgaatgacacatgctctcaacatgtcccttaaagtttggatggtcctctcggactaGCCATCTGTTTGGGGCAAAaggatgtactaaactttagccctgttcccattgctttctgtaaactaggccaaaatttagaagtaaacctcggatccctatctgaaactatggacactggtactccatactgactcacaatcttatcgaCATATAATCTAGCTAGTTGGTCTAACATAGATGTCGCTTTAACCAGTAtaaatcgtgtcgtcttggtgagtctgtcgactattacccatataccatcatgtccactggatgtacgaggtaatccaaacagacaatccatagtaatatgctcccatttccactctggcactggcaaaggattaagaaatcctcatggcctctgtcttactggtttaacctgttgacaaatcaaacatctatcaacatattcagctatctcttgcttcattctaggccaccaataagtcttctttaaagttctgtaaTCTTGGTGCTACCTAGATGCATAGcggaagctgaactgtgagcttcttctagaatagcattcttaagctcactgatattcggaacacataatcttccctgtttaacaatggctctatctattctcagctcaaactccacctttaagcctttcttggatttcccaagcttcttctgtaaattactatGCTCTGACtatcttcttacaatctcaattactagagaagaccgaacctgaaattgagctaagagacttcctgaatcctttgtagttactactgccttggaacctcttaactcattcaacaaagctactcgaataccacacaaggcacttttcggaagtcttgacttcctacttaatgcatctgctactacgttagcttacctggatgatactctatagtacaatcataatctttaatcagttctaaccatcgcctttgtctcagatttagctctttctgatcaaaaatatacttcagcctcttatgatctgtgaaaatatggcacttttccccgaacaaatagtgtctccagatttttaatgctaaaacaactgctgctagctcaagatcatgggtagggtaattacactcatgctccttcaactgccttaaagcataagctattacattcccatcttgcataagcacacaacctaatcctagccttgaagcgtcacaataaatcacatagtccttccctgttacaaGAAGTGCCAGAATAGGTGTTAtgactagtcttttcttcaattcctgaaaactttgctcgcatttatctgaccactcaaaattagcattcttccttgtcaaagcggtcaaaggcaatgccaattgtgagaaatcctcaataaaacgcctatagtatcctgcctaacccaggaaactacgtacttctgtcgcactagttggtctttcccaattgacaaccgcttccactttttgtggatcgacactaactccttttgctgaaactacataCTCTAAAAATACTACATGTtccaaccaaaactcacatttgctgaacttagcgtacAATTGTTTatcacgtagagtctgtagaacaatcctcagatgttcctcacGGGATTCTCTGTCAAtcgagtaaactaatatatcatcaacgAACACGGTCATAAAATGATCTAAATactgatggaagatcctgttcatgagatccatgaaaactgctggcgcattcgttaaaccgaatggcataactcgaaactcataatgctCATACCTCGTTCTGAAtgctgtcttagcaatatctgattctctaaccttcaactggtggtatcctgaccttaagtcaatcttagagaacaatgctgctccccttagttgatcaaataagtcatctatgcgtggtaaaggatacttgttacgtattgtaaccttgtttaacaatctatagtcaatacataatctgagggtaccatttttcttttttcataaatagcactggtgctccccaagatgatacactaggcctgatgtatcccttgtcaactagttcttgtaactgattcttcaattctttaagctcgcttggagccattctatacggtgtctgtgaaataggtgttgttcctggtaataattcaatggtgaactcaatctctctatctggtggcaaacctgacaaatcatctggaaatacatcaagaaactctttcaccacatgaacatcttctggcttcaACTTTTCTCTTTGCACTACTATGATGTGTGCAAGAAACCCTGTGCAACCCTTTTTCAgcaatttctcagctttcaaaactgagattaaacttctagaaacgacattcctcatacctctaaaaaccacttcagcaaagcctgattttctgaaaaccacttccttcctatggcaatccatagatgcatagtgagcaaataagaaatccattcccaaaattacatctaacctctgcaactctagtggtagcaagtccactagtagactgataccttctactaaaattTCACAATTACGCAACACCTtattaacaagtaaaacgtcaccaactggagtgtatatagctaacccctaAACAAAGgttctagcatcctattcagcttagtcagaaatatactagaaacaaaggaatgcgtagcacctggatcaaataaaacatctgtaggtacattacaaataagaatcgtaccagtaataatGTCTGGTGCATCCTTCgtttcttgttgagtcatagcatagacttttccctgttgcctaggtcttccaacaactcccttttgccttggaccactggtgccctctgttggaaccactgaaactctcgattgtTCAACTAtctgggacccaactccctgatctctctgaactgtcatATTCAACTAtggacaatctttcttgaaatgtcctggctgtccgcactggtaacatacactGGCACCCACCAAACACTGACCTcgatggttcctgccacaactcaTGCATGGTGTTCGCTGACTATAATAGCAACGGACTCCTAACCTGGTTGTGATTTTACTGTTGATCTAGTGGGTTGACTAAGTATTTTCTAGCTCTATCTCtgaaaacactaccataactcacgttcctcgatgcttggcctctaGACCGATTCTTAAAGTCTTGatggcttgaaatatttatcccaggcgtgaacctccgctgcttacgacctctaaatccactagctgttgatGTCCCATGACTAAACTCCACTActgatttctcttctgttatactctgctctACACGAAGGGtagtctccactaactgagaaaaatttgtccacttagcaatggttGTAATTGGGGTACGTATTTTaaaacgcaaccctctttcaaaccttcggcacctgtcactctcaaAAGCCAcaataacgtcagcataccgtgaaagcttggtatacttcctctcatactcagccactgaaagtgatccttgtttcagccccagaaattcatccctcttggcttcaCAGTATGTgttgggataatacttatcttcgaatatgcctctaaaagtctgccaatctaaagcacgtgcatcactgcgcctagctaatatagatttccaccatccttcagcctctttttgcaacaaaaatgtggccaatctaacctttcgtTCCTCAGGaaaattcatcacatcaaaacacttatcaagcatattcaaccagttctctgcatcagGTGGATATGTGAAACcctcaaacactgtagcccTTAACTTCTTCAGCTGTtcaattccgtatgccttttctggatcactaggctctaCTCTCTCTGGCCTTCCTATCTCCTGTGCagttctcgcaaactgctcattttctgccccacctcgaactcttagggtactagattcccctacagatggaccttgggtagaaccttgcatcccgtcctgattctgccggcgtcgtctgccagtacgtggtggcatgactcctataatatgtcaacacattagacataatatagatacttaactcaaatgcatgatactaaatgtctacacacatattaataataattggacttacttctacccttacctaaaccatactccactagttccctttaagctatcttgactttcaattatttactttccaatttcttcttagagctaaccgctctaccttaattcccatgtAGCAAACTGCTCtcataccaagttgtcacaccccctcctggactacctgctagcttagatcgaaagatggcgtgaagccgatgaacaacgcttttctgtacctgtatctatcgactctgcttaaaactttaatgtgatGAATTTGCCAAtatagtatataaactattatacatgcaacaaaacacagtggatcctaggctagtcaaacacatacatgaagtgtacctcggAATTAACTGacttcacgagtaaacctaaagacaccttaattaaaatataaccaacaaaatttacacaactgcagctcctaaagcttatacaaattgtggagtatctataacatacaagggtgtatatacatcataacacaacatactctatgcccaactcaaaacgcATACTTACAATCGATaatggagcttcagcagactaaggcagtctatcaggcaacgggaactcgatctctacctggaaaatgggtaaaacattttggaaagggtgagctgtaaagctcagtgagtgactcagtttaaaattAGTAATGTCGAGCAGCTTTTGCTTCCCCGTAATAAGAGTCTTATGTAGTGTCGTAGGTCGTCTTTGAAAATTATCAAGACTGCGTAGAAggagttgtctttcttctttctataTTATATAACCTCTTGACTCGTTCATTccctcaatattctttgagcctcaaTCATTGATTGTAATAGTCTTACCTACGGCAAAGAATCTCCTATGGAGCCTCCTGTGGAGTCGACTTGTTTATCCATATTAACAGCTTCTCTTCTTTGGTTCATTCCATAATTCTTCTGATATTATTTTTCATAGTCAAGTCAATCATCAAAACGTCTTTTCTTCTGAACTTATATAAATGCGCTTGGCTTCTATTCTAACCTTGGTCTAGGTGCCTTGCCATAAGTGGTCGCTTCCTTTCGCATGCGTCTGTCAACTCTTTACTCTGCCTTACCGCGTAGTCAAATAAAGCTCTAGATGAGTTGTtctcccttgttcattgactcctctTCTCTCATCTGAAATAATAGTCTTTGAACTGCTCCGGTCCCTGGTCCGGTCCGtagtggaatatgaatatgtccttattaatgaggatacaaaggttaggactctgAAAGCGAAGGACTCATTCATGGAAGAGGTTCATatatatgtccttatcaatgagagtTCGAACTAGCTTAATTCCACTAAAAGCCTGTTCATTCCAGAATTCTGTAGTGCCGCGTAGAAGGCTCCTTTTGAGCAACTTCTCTTCAAAGTAATAGTCAAGTCAATCATCAAAACGTCTGAACCTGTGTCATTGAAGTCTTTTCAAATCTTTTTCATAATCTTGACTACCATCAAAACCTCCTACGGAGCATCTTTATCCCGTTTATACAAAAAAAGGCTCCACTTTGAAAGAGAAATCCCATGATTTCTACTCTTGAACTCCTCTTCTCCAATAAGAAGGAAGGTTCTCTTGCTAGGGGCTTTCTTCCATATTCTATTCCGCGATTGAAGGAGGCGCAGTAGGCACTGGCACTGTGCCTTTAGGTTTGCGCTCTTGCTTTAGTTCTTTCTCTTTAAGAAGTTGTAGTTCTTGTTGATGTAGTGGATGTCAGAACTAGCGCTTATTTATAAGCAATTATGCAAAATATGGTATATGAACAATCAATGAATAAGGGGGCTGGATTCCATACCAGGATTCAGGTTTCACTTCCAAGAACAGAGAGCTCCCCAACCGACCATGACCAACACGAACCTTAAGAGGAGGAAGCAGAGCAGGATCCTTCCTCTCATTTCGAAAGAGAAATCCCAGAACCATTCACGACAC containing:
- the LOC103502093 gene encoding uncharacterized protein LOC103502093 — translated: MPPRTGRRRRQNQDGMQGSTQGPSVGESSTLRVRGGAENEQFARTAQEIGRPERVEPSDPEKAYGIEQLKKLRATVFEGFTYPPDAENWLNMLDKCFDVMNFPEERKVRLATFLLQKEAEGWWKSILARRSDARALDWQTFRGIFEDKYYPNTYCEAKRDEFLGLKQGSLSVAEYERKYTKLSRYADVIVAFESDRCRRFERGLRFKIRTPITTIAKWTNFSQLVETTLRVEQSITEEKSVVEFSHGTSTASGFRGRKQRRFTPGINISSHQDFKNRSRGQASRNVSYGSVFRDRARKYLVNPLDQQ